One segment of Glaciihabitans arcticus DNA contains the following:
- the trpS gene encoding tryptophan--tRNA ligase has protein sequence MTVKPRLFSGMQPSADSLQIGNYIGALLQWKEMQQTHDAVFCVVDLHAITVAQDPAKLREATRRTAAQYIAAGIDPEASILFVQSHVQAHAQLAWVLNTITGFGEAGRMIQFKDKSASQGADKTTVGLFTYPVLQAADILLYDTNVVPVGEDQRQHIELTRDLANRFNTRFGETFVLPETQIQKETAKIFDLQEPGNKMSKSASTDKGVVWLLEDPAKSAKKIMGATTDSDGSVRYDAAEKPGIANLLTMFSSLTGRDIPSLESEFGTGGYGTFKKALAEVVVETFTPIRDRALELLDDRAELDRILAGNADRAAEIADRTLATVYDRIGFLPRR, from the coding sequence ATGACCGTCAAGCCCCGTCTCTTCTCCGGAATGCAGCCCTCCGCCGACTCCCTTCAGATCGGCAACTACATCGGCGCACTCCTGCAGTGGAAGGAGATGCAGCAGACGCACGACGCGGTGTTCTGCGTTGTCGACCTGCACGCGATCACCGTCGCCCAGGACCCGGCCAAACTGCGGGAGGCGACGAGACGAACGGCAGCCCAGTACATCGCCGCGGGCATCGACCCGGAGGCGAGCATCCTCTTCGTGCAGTCGCACGTACAGGCGCACGCGCAACTCGCCTGGGTGCTCAACACGATCACCGGTTTCGGCGAGGCCGGACGCATGATCCAGTTCAAGGACAAGTCGGCCAGCCAGGGCGCTGACAAGACGACCGTTGGGCTGTTCACGTACCCCGTGCTGCAGGCGGCCGACATCCTGCTCTACGACACGAACGTCGTGCCGGTCGGCGAGGACCAGCGCCAGCACATCGAGCTCACCCGCGACCTCGCGAACCGCTTCAACACGCGTTTCGGCGAGACGTTCGTGCTGCCGGAGACGCAGATCCAGAAGGAGACCGCCAAGATCTTCGACCTGCAGGAGCCCGGCAACAAGATGAGCAAGTCGGCCTCGACGGACAAGGGCGTCGTCTGGTTGCTCGAGGACCCGGCGAAGAGCGCCAAGAAGATCATGGGCGCCACGACCGACAGCGACGGCTCGGTGCGCTACGACGCCGCCGAGAAGCCCGGCATCGCCAACCTCCTCACGATGTTCTCGAGCCTCACCGGGCGCGACATCCCGTCGCTCGAGTCCGAGTTCGGCACCGGCGGCTACGGCACGTTCAAGAAGGCCCTGGCCGAGGTCGTCGTCGAGACGTTCACCCCGATCCGCGACCGCGCGCTCGAACTGCTCGACGACCGCGCCGAACTCGACCGCATCCTCGCCGGCAACGCGGACCGCGCGGCCGAGATCGCCGACAGGACGCTCGCAACCGTCTACGACCGCATCGGCTTCCTCCCGCGACGATGA
- a CDS encoding HAD family hydrolase has protein sequence MTIAVVLFDLDDTLFAHRASVARGIMAHLGTIGGFEGADEAAIVAQWHSLEELHYHRYLAGELDFEGQRSARARDFGLAHSLEIPDPGLWFNTYFERYREAWHLHDDTLPLLDALGAYRLGIITNGEPDFQQRKLVQVGIADRFEKVIASGALGITKPDARIFAHAAAEFGVPLDAAAYIGDRFETDALGAANAGMLGIWLDRTHSASAAQLATADEAGVRVIHSLAEVPAAL, from the coding sequence GTGACGATCGCCGTGGTGCTGTTCGACCTCGATGACACCCTGTTCGCGCACCGGGCCTCGGTCGCCCGCGGGATCATGGCTCACCTCGGCACGATCGGCGGCTTCGAGGGGGCGGACGAGGCGGCTATCGTCGCCCAGTGGCACAGCCTCGAGGAGCTGCACTACCACCGCTACCTCGCCGGCGAGCTCGACTTCGAGGGGCAGCGCAGCGCCCGCGCCCGGGACTTCGGTCTCGCACACTCACTCGAGATCCCCGATCCGGGTCTCTGGTTCAACACCTACTTCGAGCGCTACCGCGAGGCGTGGCACCTGCACGACGACACCCTCCCCCTGCTCGACGCCCTGGGTGCCTATCGGCTGGGCATCATCACCAACGGCGAGCCGGACTTCCAGCAGCGCAAGCTCGTGCAGGTCGGCATCGCGGACCGCTTCGAGAAGGTGATCGCATCCGGTGCCCTCGGCATCACGAAACCGGATGCACGCATTTTCGCCCACGCCGCCGCCGAGTTCGGGGTTCCTCTCGACGCTGCCGCCTACATCGGCGACCGGTTCGAGACGGATGCCCTCGGTGCCGCGAACGCGGGCATGCTCGGAATCTGGCTCGACCGTACTCACAGCGCGAGCGCCGCACAGCTCGCGACGGCCGACGAGGCGGGAGTGCGGGTCATCCACTCACTGGCCGAGGTGCCGGCCGCGCTTTAA
- a CDS encoding glycerol-3-phosphate dehydrogenase/oxidase has translation MQYPAVDFPASLSERPKAQVLIIGAGINGIATFRDLALQGVDVTIIDRGDFVSGASSASSHMIHGGIRYLENGEFRLVRESVQERNGLLRLAPHYVKPLQTTVPIFSTFSGITSAPLRFLTHKAGAPKERGALLIKVGLSLYDSFSRDGGSVPRHEFHGAKKSLEALPRLNPDLKYTATYYDASMIDPERLALDVLSDGLRAAATSRAANYVEAIGMDENGVRLRDHRTGKEFNFAADVVVNTSGPWTDLTNDALGESTAFMGGTKGSHIVLDSPELLAATGGREIFFEHDDGRIVLIYPLGDRVLVGTTDLEHDMREPIRITEAEVEYFFELVHHVFPDVKVDASDIVFRFSGVRPLPRHDDEAPGFVSRDYRIEQRPLIGRAGTQFSLVGGKWTTFRALAEHLGGEVLEALGIERTVSTVDLPIGGGRGFPKTDDARQVWVVSHGDEVGTERAAQLLARYGTRATEVIDYLVDHGDAPLVHNVEYSTTEIDYLVRSEAVVHLIDLLLRRTHLAFRGGITAALLTELADVTADALHWSDETRDAEITAAAAELAEVHGVEIAGLDARHGASTHRN, from the coding sequence GTGCAGTACCCAGCCGTTGATTTCCCCGCCAGCCTGAGCGAGCGCCCGAAGGCGCAGGTGCTCATCATCGGAGCCGGTATCAACGGCATAGCCACGTTCCGCGATCTCGCGCTGCAGGGTGTGGATGTCACGATCATCGACCGCGGTGACTTCGTGTCCGGTGCCTCGTCCGCCTCCTCGCACATGATCCACGGCGGCATCCGTTACCTCGAGAACGGCGAGTTCCGCCTGGTGCGGGAATCCGTGCAGGAACGCAACGGGCTCCTCCGCCTCGCGCCCCACTACGTCAAGCCGCTGCAGACCACGGTTCCGATCTTCTCCACCTTCTCCGGCATCACGTCGGCGCCGTTGCGCTTCCTCACGCACAAGGCTGGCGCACCCAAGGAACGCGGCGCCCTGCTCATCAAGGTCGGACTCTCGCTCTACGATTCTTTCTCCCGCGACGGCGGATCGGTTCCCCGCCACGAGTTCCACGGAGCGAAGAAGTCCCTCGAGGCACTGCCCCGCCTCAACCCGGATCTCAAGTACACCGCCACCTACTACGACGCATCCATGATCGATCCCGAGCGTCTTGCGCTAGACGTGCTCTCCGACGGACTGCGCGCCGCGGCCACCTCGCGCGCAGCCAACTACGTCGAGGCGATCGGCATGGACGAGAACGGCGTGCGGCTGCGCGACCACCGCACCGGCAAGGAGTTCAACTTCGCGGCAGACGTCGTGGTGAACACCTCCGGACCGTGGACAGACCTCACCAACGACGCGCTCGGCGAGTCCACGGCGTTCATGGGTGGCACCAAGGGCTCGCACATCGTGCTCGACAGTCCCGAACTGCTGGCCGCGACCGGTGGACGCGAGATCTTCTTCGAGCACGACGACGGCCGCATCGTGCTGATCTACCCGCTCGGCGACCGCGTGCTCGTCGGTACCACCGACCTCGAGCACGACATGCGCGAGCCGATCCGCATCACCGAGGCCGAGGTCGAGTACTTCTTCGAACTCGTGCACCACGTCTTCCCCGACGTGAAGGTCGACGCCTCTGACATCGTGTTCCGCTTCTCCGGAGTGCGTCCGCTGCCCCGCCACGACGACGAGGCCCCCGGCTTCGTCTCCCGCGACTACCGCATCGAGCAGCGCCCGCTCATCGGTCGTGCCGGCACCCAGTTCAGCCTCGTCGGCGGCAAGTGGACGACGTTCCGCGCGCTCGCCGAACACCTCGGCGGCGAGGTGCTCGAGGCCCTCGGTATCGAACGCACCGTCTCCACGGTCGACCTGCCCATCGGCGGCGGTCGCGGCTTCCCGAAGACCGACGACGCCCGCCAGGTCTGGGTCGTCAGCCACGGCGACGAGGTCGGCACCGAGCGGGCTGCGCAGCTGCTCGCCCGCTACGGCACCCGTGCGACCGAGGTCATCGACTACCTGGTCGACCACGGCGATGCGCCGCTCGTCCACAACGTCGAGTACTCGACAACCGAGATCGACTACCTCGTGCGGTCCGAGGCCGTCGTGCACCTCATCGACCTGCTGCTGCGCCGCACCCACCTCGCCTTCCGCGGCGGCATAACGGCCGCTCTGCTGACCGAGCTGGCGGATGTCACGGCTGACGCCCTCCACTGGAGCGACGAGACCCGCGACGCGGAGATCACGGCGGCGGCAGCCGAACTGGCCGAGGTGCACGGGGTCGAGATCGCCGGGCTGGACGCCCGTCATGGGGCATCCACTCACAGGAATTAA
- a CDS encoding GNAT family N-acetyltransferase, whose amino-acid sequence MKTVLRTDRLALGPVTIADTDRVFEYCQDAELQACVPVPAPYKRSDAEHFTGTYATDAATSTKFSLWAIRLTGGPAPQAGPRPLVGVIELRFEPLGSAEVGFWLGAEHRGKGMMTEALRTVADFAFDREGLALTRLHWQCVVGNTASAIVAQRNGFQFEGVTRGGLPHRDTRLDAWTATLLRDDAREPAPGWPL is encoded by the coding sequence ATGAAGACCGTGCTGCGCACCGACCGTCTGGCGCTCGGCCCCGTGACGATCGCCGACACGGACCGGGTCTTCGAGTACTGCCAGGACGCCGAGCTGCAGGCCTGCGTGCCTGTGCCCGCGCCCTACAAACGCAGCGACGCCGAGCACTTCACCGGCACCTATGCGACGGATGCCGCGACCTCGACGAAATTCTCGCTCTGGGCCATCCGGCTCACCGGGGGTCCGGCGCCGCAGGCCGGCCCGCGCCCTCTCGTCGGCGTCATCGAGCTGCGCTTTGAGCCGCTCGGCTCCGCGGAGGTCGGGTTCTGGCTCGGCGCCGAACACCGCGGGAAGGGGATGATGACCGAAGCCCTGCGCACGGTCGCCGACTTCGCGTTCGATCGCGAGGGTCTCGCCCTCACCCGCCTGCACTGGCAGTGCGTAGTGGGCAACACGGCGTCCGCGATCGTCGCGCAACGCAACGGCTTCCAGTTCGAGGGGGTGACCCGTGGCGGCCTCCCCCACCGCGACACTCGCCTCGACGCGTGGACCGCAACCCTGCTTCGGGATGACGCCCGCGAGCCCGCGCCCGGCTGGCCGCTGTGA
- a CDS encoding GNAT family N-acetyltransferase, whose amino-acid sequence MIPFALRAGELLLDSPTRDDVEAITGYCSEPLFERFMTTPWPYTRAHAERFVDRIVPDGWASGRELTWAIREGDGGPLLGAICLRDRGPEAADLGFWLGAPHRGRGLMKAAVTAVSRWALDLGGWQRVLWETQLGNVASASVARAAGFRFLGEDPSHVPGRHGEPVPSWHGELGAADSSSPKTGWPL is encoded by the coding sequence GTGATCCCGTTCGCCCTGCGCGCGGGCGAGCTGCTGCTCGACTCCCCGACCCGCGACGACGTCGAGGCGATCACCGGTTATTGCTCCGAGCCACTGTTCGAGCGGTTCATGACTACACCCTGGCCGTACACGCGGGCTCACGCCGAGCGCTTCGTCGACCGGATCGTGCCCGATGGCTGGGCGAGCGGTCGTGAACTGACCTGGGCGATCCGCGAAGGAGACGGCGGACCGCTGCTGGGTGCGATCTGCCTGCGCGATCGTGGACCGGAAGCCGCCGACCTCGGTTTCTGGCTGGGCGCACCGCACCGCGGTCGCGGCCTCATGAAGGCCGCGGTCACCGCCGTCTCACGCTGGGCACTCGACCTGGGCGGCTGGCAGCGTGTGCTGTGGGAGACGCAGCTCGGCAATGTCGCCTCGGCATCCGTCGCCCGCGCTGCCGGCTTCCGCTTCCTCGGCGAGGACCCCTCGCACGTACCCGGGCGTCATGGTGAGCCGGTGCCGTCCTGGCACGGCGAGCTCGGTGCCGCCGACAGCTCCAGCCCGAAGACGGGCTGGCCGCTGTGA
- the glpK gene encoding glycerol kinase GlpK — translation MANYILAIDQGTTSSRAIIFDKSGSIISTGQLEHEQIFPKAGWVEHNPKEIWDNTREAIGQALSKANLTRHDIEAVGITNQRETAVVWDKTTGEAIYNAIVWQDTRTQSIVDRLAADGGVERFKPQVGLPLATYFSGTKIVWILENVEGARAKADSGDLIFGTTDTWVLWNLTGGVEGGVHVTDVTNASRTMFMDLETLQWDDDILAAFDVPKSMLPEIKSSSEVYGVASPQSLLRDTPIAGILGDQQAATFGQAAFDQGEAKNTYGTGNFLIFNTDTEIVHSKNGLLTTLGYKLGDAPAHYALEGSIAVTGSLIQWLRDNLGIITNASETEALATSVDDNGGAYFVPAFSGLFAPYWRSDARGALVGLTRYVNKAHIVRAALEATAYQTREVLDAVNADSGVPLTELKVDGGMIANNFLMQFQADILGVPVVRPVVAETTALGAAYAAGLAVGFWSDLDDLRKNWQEDSRWTPNMDDAERERLLRNWKKAVTKTFDWVDDDVN, via the coding sequence ATGGCTAACTACATCCTCGCAATCGACCAGGGCACCACGAGCAGCCGGGCGATCATCTTCGACAAGTCCGGATCGATCATCTCGACCGGCCAGCTGGAGCACGAGCAGATCTTCCCCAAAGCGGGCTGGGTCGAGCACAACCCGAAGGAGATCTGGGACAACACGCGTGAGGCCATCGGCCAGGCGCTGTCCAAGGCGAACCTGACGCGCCACGACATCGAAGCCGTGGGCATCACCAACCAGCGCGAGACCGCTGTTGTCTGGGACAAGACGACGGGCGAGGCGATCTACAACGCCATCGTCTGGCAGGACACCCGCACGCAGTCGATCGTCGACCGTCTCGCCGCCGACGGAGGTGTCGAGCGTTTCAAGCCCCAGGTCGGTCTGCCGCTCGCAACCTACTTCTCCGGCACCAAGATCGTCTGGATCCTCGAGAACGTCGAAGGCGCCCGCGCCAAGGCCGACTCGGGCGACCTGATCTTCGGCACCACCGACACCTGGGTTCTGTGGAACCTGACCGGTGGCGTGGAAGGTGGAGTGCACGTCACCGACGTCACCAACGCCAGCCGCACGATGTTCATGGACCTCGAGACGCTGCAGTGGGACGACGACATCCTCGCCGCCTTCGACGTTCCGAAGTCGATGCTTCCTGAGATCAAGTCCTCCTCCGAGGTCTACGGCGTCGCCAGCCCGCAGAGCCTGCTGCGCGACACCCCGATCGCCGGAATCCTGGGTGACCAGCAGGCCGCAACCTTCGGCCAGGCCGCGTTCGACCAGGGCGAGGCGAAGAACACCTACGGCACCGGTAACTTCCTGATCTTCAACACGGACACCGAGATCGTGCACTCGAAGAACGGACTGCTCACCACGCTCGGCTACAAGCTGGGTGACGCACCGGCGCACTACGCGCTCGAAGGTTCGATCGCCGTGACCGGGTCGCTGATCCAGTGGTTGCGTGACAACCTCGGGATCATCACCAACGCGTCGGAGACCGAAGCGCTCGCTACCTCGGTCGACGACAACGGTGGGGCGTACTTCGTTCCCGCGTTCTCCGGACTCTTCGCGCCGTACTGGCGTTCGGACGCCCGTGGCGCGCTCGTGGGCCTGACCCGCTACGTCAACAAGGCGCACATTGTCCGTGCCGCTCTCGAGGCGACGGCGTACCAGACCCGTGAGGTTCTGGATGCGGTCAACGCGGACTCGGGTGTTCCGCTGACGGAGCTCAAGGTCGACGGCGGCATGATCGCCAACAACTTCCTGATGCAGTTCCAGGCCGACATCCTCGGAGTTCCGGTGGTCCGCCCCGTGGTCGCGGAGACGACGGCACTCGGTGCCGCCTACGCCGCCGGCCTCGCGGTCGGCTTCTGGAGCGACCTCGACGACCTGCGCAAGAACTGGCAGGAGGACAGCCGCTGGACGCCGAACATGGACGACGCCGAGCGCGAGCGCCTGCTGCGCAACTGGAAGAAGGCCGTCACGAAGACGTTCGACTGGGTCGACGACGACGTGAACTAA
- a CDS encoding sugar-binding transcriptional regulator — translation MVPDFETPGDERTAVALRAAHLYYIQDLTMEAIAGELFTSRSSVSRLLSYARATGLVDIQIRSPLDAASRIAGELSDRFRITAHVVPVAGQASDLDRLERVALSAARTLGEFFDSNMTMGIAWGSTLNAVSRYVTPKPTHNSHIVQLNGAGNLRTSGVDYASQILGRFGEAFSARVHQLPVPAFFDDPDTKRAYWKERSIGRILEMQASMDVALFGLGTPFSEVPSHVYAGGYLDDDDYALLAESHVVGDVATVFFRADGTVNDIALNQRTTGPDFAVLRRTPRRICVVSGLSKVEGLRGALAAGLITDLFLDDSTAQTLLESQG, via the coding sequence ATGGTCCCGGATTTCGAGACACCCGGCGATGAGCGCACCGCCGTCGCACTGCGGGCCGCGCATCTCTATTACATCCAGGATCTGACGATGGAGGCGATCGCGGGCGAACTCTTCACCTCCCGTTCATCGGTCTCGCGCCTGCTCAGCTATGCGCGGGCGACCGGGCTCGTCGACATCCAGATCCGCTCGCCGCTCGACGCCGCGAGCCGCATCGCAGGCGAGCTCAGCGACAGGTTCCGCATCACGGCGCACGTGGTTCCGGTGGCCGGCCAGGCGAGCGATCTCGACCGGCTCGAGCGGGTCGCGCTCTCGGCTGCCCGCACCCTTGGCGAGTTCTTCGACTCGAACATGACCATGGGCATCGCGTGGGGCTCCACCCTCAACGCGGTCAGCCGCTACGTGACACCGAAGCCCACCCACAACTCGCACATCGTGCAGCTCAACGGCGCAGGCAATCTGCGTACGAGCGGCGTCGACTATGCGAGCCAGATTCTCGGCCGATTCGGCGAGGCGTTCAGCGCGCGCGTGCACCAACTGCCCGTGCCGGCGTTCTTCGACGACCCCGACACGAAGCGCGCCTATTGGAAGGAGCGCAGCATCGGGCGCATCCTCGAAATGCAGGCCAGCATGGATGTCGCGCTCTTCGGCCTGGGAACACCCTTCTCCGAGGTGCCGAGCCATGTCTACGCGGGTGGCTACCTCGACGATGACGACTACGCCCTGCTCGCGGAATCCCATGTCGTCGGCGATGTGGCGACGGTGTTCTTCCGGGCCGACGGCACGGTGAACGACATCGCCCTCAACCAGCGCACCACCGGCCCCGACTTCGCCGTGCTGCGCCGCACCCCCCGCCGCATCTGCGTGGTGTCGGGGCTCTCCAAGGTCGAGGGACTGCGCGGGGCGCTCGCTGCCGGGCTCATCACCGACCTGTTCCTCGACGACAGCACCGCCCAGACCCTGTTGGAGTCACAAGGCTGA
- a CDS encoding MIP/aquaporin family protein, with protein MDNLGVVFVSELVGTALLVLLGCGVVANVALAKTKGFNGGFLLVNIGWGFAVFSGVIVSYNSGAHLNPAVTLGLVASGAEEFGSGVPVNITSVLVYILAQLVGAMIGAAFCWLAYKQHFDDEPDPANKLGVFSTGPAIRSYGWNLVTEVIGTFVLVFVVIGFGRAGDGGGLAALGALPVAILVIAIGASLGGPTGYAINPARDLGPRIAHALLPIKGKGSSDWSYSWIPVVGPIIGGLLAGWASIPLLPLVG; from the coding sequence GTGGACAATTTAGGTGTTGTATTCGTATCGGAGCTGGTGGGTACTGCCCTCCTCGTTCTTCTCGGCTGTGGTGTTGTCGCCAACGTCGCCCTCGCAAAGACGAAGGGCTTCAACGGTGGTTTCCTCCTGGTCAACATCGGTTGGGGCTTCGCAGTCTTCAGCGGTGTCATCGTGTCCTACAACTCGGGTGCCCACCTCAACCCGGCAGTGACCCTCGGTCTTGTCGCGTCGGGCGCTGAGGAGTTCGGCTCAGGGGTTCCCGTCAATATCACCTCGGTGCTGGTCTACATCCTCGCCCAGCTCGTCGGTGCCATGATCGGTGCCGCCTTCTGCTGGCTCGCCTACAAGCAGCACTTCGACGACGAGCCCGACCCGGCCAACAAGCTGGGCGTCTTCTCGACCGGACCCGCCATCCGCTCCTACGGCTGGAACCTCGTCACCGAGGTCATCGGAACCTTCGTTCTGGTCTTCGTCGTGATCGGTTTCGGTCGCGCAGGAGACGGCGGGGGCCTCGCGGCCCTCGGCGCGCTTCCCGTCGCGATCCTCGTTATCGCCATCGGCGCATCGCTTGGTGGACCCACCGGCTACGCCATCAACCCCGCCCGTGACCTCGGCCCGCGTATTGCTCACGCGCTGCTGCCGATCAAGGGCAAGGGTTCCTCGGACTGGTCCTACTCATGGATCCCGGTCGTCGGTCCCATCATCGGCGGACTTCTCGCCGGCTGGGCATCGATCCCGCTCCTGCCGCTCGTCGGCTGA
- a CDS encoding YihY/virulence factor BrkB family protein has translation MPTDTKPSLSEDATPPVTVGARLAALTARVQKLRPVRVFMRYAEQRGPLLAGGLSYQAIFATFAAIWVSFSVAGFVIQSNPELRDAIFSVISTAVPGLIDMGDGEGAISKDRLLEAGILGWTGAIALGGLLLTALGWLASGRDAVRAMFRIGPQQANIFLLKLKDLGLAVAFGAALLLSAALSVLSTAALGTVLDLFSISHDSLGGILAARGVGLAATLLLDTVVLGLFYRFVSGITIPWRRLVGGSLIGATALGVLKALGSTLLGGASSNPLLASFAVIIGLLIWFNFICQVILLAAAWIAVGMEDRGIVADPRLEEERLAAQFAEEERIREQVLNEVTAGPRSWLSRVFRRGR, from the coding sequence GTGCCCACCGACACCAAGCCTTCTCTGAGCGAGGATGCCACGCCTCCCGTCACCGTCGGTGCCCGCCTGGCCGCTCTCACCGCCCGCGTGCAGAAGCTGCGCCCGGTTCGCGTTTTTATGCGCTACGCGGAGCAGAGGGGTCCGCTCCTCGCCGGCGGTCTTTCCTACCAAGCGATCTTCGCGACGTTCGCCGCCATCTGGGTGTCGTTCTCCGTTGCCGGCTTTGTGATCCAGTCGAATCCCGAGCTGCGTGACGCGATCTTCTCGGTGATCTCGACGGCGGTTCCGGGGCTCATCGACATGGGCGACGGCGAGGGCGCGATCAGCAAGGACCGCCTGCTCGAGGCGGGCATCCTGGGCTGGACGGGCGCGATCGCCCTCGGCGGCCTCCTCCTCACCGCGCTCGGCTGGCTCGCCTCTGGTCGGGATGCCGTGCGCGCCATGTTCCGCATCGGCCCCCAGCAGGCGAACATCTTCCTGCTGAAGCTCAAGGACCTGGGTCTCGCCGTCGCGTTCGGTGCCGCCCTGCTGTTGTCGGCGGCGCTCTCCGTGCTGAGCACGGCGGCGCTCGGCACGGTGCTCGATCTCTTCTCGATCAGCCATGATTCGCTCGGCGGCATCCTCGCGGCTCGTGGCGTCGGCCTGGCCGCAACCCTGCTGCTCGATACCGTTGTGCTCGGGTTGTTCTACCGCTTCGTGTCCGGGATTACGATCCCCTGGCGCCGGCTCGTCGGCGGTTCCCTGATCGGCGCCACAGCGCTCGGCGTGCTCAAGGCCCTCGGATCCACCCTGCTCGGCGGCGCCTCCAGCAACCCCCTGCTGGCTTCCTTCGCCGTGATCATCGGACTCCTGATCTGGTTCAACTTCATCTGCCAGGTGATCCTGCTCGCGGCCGCCTGGATCGCGGTCGGCATGGAGGACCGTGGCATCGTCGCCGACCCCCGGCTCGAGGAGGAGCGCCTCGCCGCGCAGTTCGCCGAAGAGGAGCGGATCCGCGAGCAGGTGCTCAACGAGGTCACGGCCGGACCGCGCAGTTGGCTGTCGCGCGTCTTCCGCCGAGGGCGCTGA
- a CDS encoding exodeoxyribonuclease III, translating to MATPLRIATVNVNGVRAAYKKGMAEWLAERNVDILALQEVRATTEILEDLLGPEWDILHDGATAKGRAGVALASRNKASIHRVALGADDFDSAGRWLEADYEVGNSIVTVVSTYVHSGVVDTPKQDEKWKFLDAMNERLPELAAHNPLSLIVGDLNVGHREIDIKNWRGNRTSAGFLPRERAYFDRFFGPEGETVTGVDGSTGPGHGWVDVGRQWAGEVDGPYTWWSQRGQAFDNDSGWRIDYHMATPALAATVKHYTVDKASAWDTRWSDHSPVVVDYLVD from the coding sequence ATGGCTACACCCCTCCGCATCGCAACTGTCAACGTCAACGGTGTGCGCGCCGCATACAAGAAGGGCATGGCCGAGTGGCTGGCCGAGCGCAACGTCGATATCCTCGCGCTGCAAGAGGTGCGGGCAACCACTGAGATCCTCGAAGACCTGCTGGGTCCGGAATGGGACATCCTGCACGATGGCGCCACGGCGAAAGGCCGCGCCGGCGTCGCCCTCGCCAGCCGGAACAAAGCGAGCATCCACCGGGTAGCCCTCGGTGCCGACGACTTCGACAGCGCCGGCCGCTGGCTTGAAGCCGACTACGAGGTCGGCAATTCGATCGTCACGGTCGTGAGCACCTACGTGCACTCCGGCGTCGTCGACACTCCCAAGCAGGACGAGAAGTGGAAGTTCCTCGACGCGATGAACGAGCGCCTGCCCGAGCTCGCCGCGCACAACCCGCTCTCCCTGATCGTCGGTGACCTCAACGTCGGCCACCGTGAGATCGACATCAAGAACTGGCGCGGCAACCGCACCAGCGCGGGCTTCCTCCCCCGCGAGCGCGCCTACTTCGATCGGTTCTTCGGACCCGAGGGCGAGACGGTCACCGGCGTCGACGGCTCCACCGGTCCCGGCCACGGCTGGGTCGACGTCGGACGCCAGTGGGCGGGCGAGGTTGACGGACCGTACACCTGGTGGTCCCAGCGCGGACAGGCCTTCGACAACGACTCGGGATGGCGTATCGACTACCACATGGCCACGCCGGCCCTCGCGGCCACCGTCAAGCACTACACCGTCGACAAGGCCAGCGCGTGGGACACCCGCTGGAGCGACCACTCCCCCGTCGTCGTCGACTATCTCGTTGATTGA